A window of Citrus sinensis cultivar Valencia sweet orange chromosome 7, DVS_A1.0, whole genome shotgun sequence contains these coding sequences:
- the LOC102628191 gene encoding uncharacterized protein LOC102628191, producing the protein MHFTIHHHSSNSPSSPSTSSSTPHPNPITAAADQDPVHSWWESVSKARSRILTLSSIIYSSSPSPSTSFSLSSLADSDRPALSLLSSPDAYSLLSSLLSCPSSGSGSDPLCQWLYDTYISSDSNLRLIVLSFLPLLSAIYLSRVHSNETSSIPSLSGFEAVILAIYSSEAKSRAGKPLLVQIPDLSQPSLYHSPRIPIMEHKSRPSVRVLSAPLEPHIAVKSTKRASILGTAFDAYHKHISQLPSWSKLEFCKFATAWAGQDCHCQSKLDFDGENDLDEFLDQLSIEQNGEVFKGVRIPLPWEFLQPVLRILGHCLLGPLNSQEVKDGAAVAVRRLYARASHDLVPQAILGTRSLIHLDKRERATVKANANAASLANASSNSNTPTKAKKPEILLVSK; encoded by the coding sequence ATGCACTTTACGATTCACCACCACTCGAGCAATTCTCCTTCGTCACCCTCCACCTCTTCCTCCACTCCCCACCCAAATCCAATTACCGCCGCTGCCGATCAAGATCCAGTCCATTCTTGGTGGGAATCCGTCTCCAAAGCAAGGTCTCGAATCCTCACGTTATCCTCAATTATCTACTCTTcctctccctctccctctacatcattctctctctcttctctcgcTGATTCTGACCGTCCTGCCCTTTCTCTCCTCTCTTCACCTGATGCCTACTCCCTCCTTTCGTCTTTACTTTCCTGTCCTTCCTCCGGCTCTGGCTCTGATCCTCTCTGCCAGTGGCTGTACGACACCTACATTTCATCCGATTCCAATCTCCGTCTTAttgttctctcttttcttcccTTACTCTCCGCGATTTATCTCTCTCGTGTCCATTCCAACGAAACATCCTCAATTCCTTCACTCTCCGGATTCGAAGCCGTGATTCTTGCAATCTACAGCTCTGAAGCCAAATCCCGTGCTGGCAAACCCCTCTTAGTTCAAATCCCTGACCTATCTCAGCCTTCACTCTACCACTCCCCTCGTATTCCAATCATGGAGCACAAATCTAGGCCGTCGGTTAGAGTTCTGTCGGCTCCACTGGAGCCACACATTGCCGTTAAGTCAACCAAGCGAGCCTCAATTCTTGGAACAGCTTTTGATGCTTATCATAAGCACATCTCCCAGTTGCCTAGTTGGTCTAAACTTGAATTTTGCAAATTTGCAACCGCGTGGGCTGGTCAGGATTGTCATTGTCAAAGCAAGTTGGATTTTGATGGTGAAAATGACCTTGATGAGTTTTTAGATCAATTGAGTATCGAACAAAATGGGGAGGTATTTAAGGGAGTAAGAATTCCTTTACCTTGGGAGTTCTTGCAGCCTGTTTTGAGGATTCTCGGGCATTGTCTGTTGGGACCGCTGAATTCACAAGAGGTTAAAGATGGGGCTGCTGTTGCCGTTAGGAGGTTGTATGCTAGGGCTTCTCATGATTTGGTTCCGCAGGCAATTTTAGGAACTCGGAGTCTCATTCATCTTGATAAGAGGGAGCGTGCCACTGTGAAGGCCAATGCTAATGCTGCTTCTTTGGCAAATGCCTCTTCCAACTCTAACACTCCTACCAAGGCAAAGAAACCTGAGATTCTTTTGGTCTCCAAGTGA
- the LOC127903660 gene encoding uncharacterized protein LOC127903660: PNMKEVVRTEVLKLLDAGIIYPISDSSWDVPFIFNDSCLVAFEKLKHLLTSSPIIQPPNWSLPFELMCDASDYAVGAVLGQRVDRIPHVIYYAKFDLEFKDKKGTENVVADHLSRLHFDTIIEQLPLNESFTDEQLMSVEVLPWYADIVNYLVTGKLPEHWTKQDKAKFFAEIKNFFWDDPYLFKYCADQIVRRCVPENEIHNILSFCHEQAFAVDYVSKWVEAIPCRTNDHKVVIAFLKSNIVSRFGFPRAIISDGGAHFCNKAFKALLTKYSITHKVATPYHPQTS, from the exons cctaacatgaaagaagttgttagaacagaagtccttaagctattagacgcaggtatcatttaccccatttctgatagttcatgg gatgtaccttttatctttaatgattcatgtcttgtggcatttgaaaaattaaagcatttgttgacatcatcacccatcattcagcccccgaactggagcttaccatttgaactcatgtgtgatgcatctgattatgcagtaggagcagtattaggacaaagagttgatcgaattccccacgttatttactatgcta aatttgacttggaattcaaagataaaaaagggacagaaaatgttgtggcggaccatctctctcgtctccattttgacacaattatagaacaattaccattaaatgagtcatttacagatgaacaattaatgagtgtggaagtattaccttggtatgctgatatagttaattatcttgttacaggtaaacttccagagcattggaccaagcaagataaggctaaattctttgcagagataaagaatttcttttgggatgacccgtatttgttcaagtattgtgctgatcaaattgttagacgatgtgtcccagaaaatgaaattcataatattctttcattctgccatgaacaagctt ttgctgttgactacgtatccaaatgggtagaagcaattccatgtaggaccaatgatcacaaggtggtgatagcatttttgaaaagcaacattgtttcacgctttggattcccacGAGCGATAattagtgatggtggtgcccacttttgtaacaaagcattcaaagctcttttgacaaagtattcaatcacacacaaagtggcaactccgtatcatccgcaaaccagt